A genome region from Nocardiopsis exhalans includes the following:
- a CDS encoding DoxX family protein — protein MAPLITLVGTAALLSVLGLLGVRRLRPWPVALRGGLAAMFTVTGTAHFVGLRDTLIAMVPPALPAPELLVTVTGVLELAGAAGLLWHRTAPWAAAGLTLMLVAMFPANVYAITEGVPTGLTESLPVRTAMQAVFVAATTAVLVHYVHAWHGRRRQAPAERRPVPRA, from the coding sequence ATGGCACCCCTGATCACCCTGGTCGGCACCGCAGCGCTCCTGTCGGTGCTGGGACTGCTGGGCGTCCGGCGCCTGCGCCCATGGCCGGTGGCGCTGCGCGGCGGCCTGGCCGCCATGTTCACCGTCACCGGCACGGCCCACTTCGTGGGGCTGCGGGACACCCTGATCGCCATGGTCCCCCCGGCCCTGCCCGCGCCGGAGCTCCTGGTCACCGTCACCGGGGTCCTCGAACTCGCGGGGGCCGCCGGACTGCTGTGGCACCGCACCGCCCCCTGGGCGGCCGCGGGGCTGACCCTGATGCTGGTGGCGATGTTCCCGGCCAACGTGTACGCCATCACCGAGGGGGTCCCGACCGGCCTCACCGAAAGCCTGCCCGTCCGCACCGCCATGCAGGCGGTGTTCGTGGCGGCGACCACCGCGGTCCTCGTCCACTACGTACACGCCTGGCACGGCCGTCGTCGGCAGGCGCCCGCGGAACGCCGACCCGTGCCGCGGGCGTGA
- a CDS encoding DMT family transporter, with the protein MASTETKREPRGGSVLDRINPVALAVVGSGCTSATGVFVKLSGANTGTAAFLRCALALFLLVPMAAAELRRIGPRARRLLGLDAAAGLLLGVDYVFWAASIQHVGAGMATVLLNIQVVVFPLLAWVFLGDRAPLRFLLAVPVMLAGIALTAGVFNPAGSTGAVPDGDPWLGLAYGCTAGITYAGYLFLSRLAGGQGHTVTPVCVSTAAAALAAGVLGALWSGIELASLDARAWMWLALLALTGQVLTWLMIGSALPRLSASTGAAILVLPPVLAVAMGAVFLGERVTAVQLAGCVLVVLAIWLSQRRSPRSGQST; encoded by the coding sequence GTGGCGAGCACGGAGACGAAGCGGGAGCCCCGAGGGGGCTCGGTGTTGGACCGGATCAACCCCGTGGCCCTGGCCGTGGTGGGTTCGGGCTGCACCTCCGCGACGGGTGTGTTCGTCAAGCTCTCGGGGGCCAACACGGGAACCGCCGCCTTCCTGCGGTGCGCGCTCGCACTGTTCCTTCTGGTCCCGATGGCCGCCGCCGAGCTCCGCCGGATCGGCCCGCGGGCGCGGCGGCTGCTGGGCCTGGACGCGGCGGCGGGGCTGCTGCTCGGCGTGGACTACGTGTTCTGGGCGGCGAGCATCCAACACGTGGGCGCGGGGATGGCGACCGTCCTGCTCAACATCCAGGTGGTGGTCTTCCCCCTGCTGGCGTGGGTGTTCCTGGGCGACCGCGCACCGCTGCGGTTCCTGCTGGCGGTACCCGTGATGCTGGCCGGGATCGCCCTGACCGCCGGGGTGTTCAACCCGGCCGGGAGCACCGGCGCGGTTCCCGACGGGGACCCCTGGCTCGGCCTGGCCTACGGCTGCACGGCCGGGATCACCTACGCCGGGTACCTCTTCCTGTCCCGGCTCGCGGGCGGCCAGGGGCACACGGTGACCCCGGTGTGCGTCTCCACCGCCGCCGCGGCGCTGGCCGCGGGTGTGCTGGGTGCGCTGTGGAGCGGGATCGAGCTGGCGTCACTGGACGCACGGGCCTGGATGTGGCTGGCGCTGTTGGCACTGACCGGACAGGTACTGACCTGGCTGATGATCGGCTCGGCACTGCCCCGGCTGTCCGCGAGCACCGGCGCGGCGATCCTCGTGCTCCCGCCGGTCCTGGCGGTGGCCATGGGCGCTGTCTTCCTGGGCGAGCGGGTGACCGCCGTCCAACTGGCGGGCTGCGTACTGGTGGTTCTGGCGATCTGGCTGTCCCAGCGGCGAAGCCCCCGGTCCGGTCAGAGCACCTGA
- a CDS encoding LysR family transcriptional regulator produces MFSIERLRALAAVRTYGSIARAARVLHVTPSGMSQQLTKLEREAGQRLLEPDGRTVRLTHAGRVLAGHADRVLAQVAEAQTDLAALDSQILGPLRLGGVGSAVRTLLPGALSALLAEHPRLTPTVRDGEVVSLLPPLLRGELDLVMAESWSSRPVALPAGVRTVRLLDERVCLALPSHHPFGDRGTVDLADFASPGVSADPRVSNGLPWASCPAGTEPYEAILQALRARGVEPDIRYTLAEIPSQLELVASGLAMALVPDLGRRTAPEGVRFLPTEPPLRRTIEAVWRADAETPAIRACVTALTDITSRTDSGTSSTSATTESSAAGADHTTAPNRGST; encoded by the coding sequence GTGTTCAGCATCGAACGACTGAGGGCGTTGGCCGCCGTACGGACCTACGGCTCCATCGCGCGCGCGGCGAGGGTCCTGCACGTGACTCCTTCGGGGATGTCCCAGCAGCTCACCAAATTGGAGCGGGAGGCGGGCCAGCGCCTGCTCGAACCCGACGGTCGGACCGTGCGGCTCACCCACGCGGGCCGGGTTCTGGCCGGGCACGCCGACCGGGTGCTCGCCCAGGTCGCCGAGGCGCAGACCGACCTGGCCGCCCTGGACAGCCAGATCCTCGGGCCGCTGCGCCTGGGCGGGGTGGGCAGCGCTGTGCGCACCCTGCTCCCCGGCGCGCTGTCCGCCCTGCTCGCCGAACACCCCCGGCTGACCCCCACGGTCCGCGACGGCGAGGTGGTGTCCCTGCTGCCGCCGCTGTTGCGCGGGGAACTGGACCTGGTCATGGCCGAGAGCTGGTCCAGCCGCCCGGTCGCGCTCCCGGCCGGGGTCCGCACGGTGCGGCTCCTGGACGAGCGGGTGTGCCTGGCCCTGCCCTCCCACCACCCCTTCGGCGACCGGGGCACGGTCGACCTCGCTGACTTCGCGTCCCCGGGGGTCTCCGCTGACCCCCGAGTCTCCAACGGGTTGCCGTGGGCGAGCTGCCCGGCGGGCACCGAACCCTATGAGGCGATCCTCCAGGCCCTGCGCGCCCGGGGCGTGGAGCCCGACATCAGGTACACGCTCGCCGAGATCCCCTCCCAACTGGAGCTGGTGGCCTCCGGGCTCGCCATGGCGCTCGTCCCGGACCTGGGCCGGCGCACCGCACCCGAAGGTGTGCGGTTCCTGCCCACGGAACCGCCGCTTCGTAGGACCATCGAGGCGGTGTGGCGGGCCGACGCCGAGACCCCGGCGATCCGCGCCTGCGTCACCGCGCTCACCGACATCACCAGTAGGACCGACAGCGGTACCAGCAGCACCAGCGCCACCACCGAAAGCAGCGCCGCCGGCGCCGACCACACCACCGCACCGAACAGAGGAAGCACGTGA
- a CDS encoding LURP-one-related/scramblase family protein, whose translation MFDIGDDFWVTDEQGTKVFWVDGKALRVRTTFELKDPKGQVLMVIRRKLFKVRDQMRVEHDGKTVATVRKRLFNPLRDKLAVEVKGGPDWEVVGSFFDKEYSISDKEGTVAVVSRKWFRIRDTYAVDVNTHRKDIAGDPALVISVAVAVDALTNDDGDDS comes from the coding sequence GTGTTCGACATCGGCGACGATTTCTGGGTGACCGACGAACAGGGCACCAAGGTGTTCTGGGTGGACGGCAAGGCGCTGCGGGTGCGCACCACCTTCGAGCTCAAGGATCCCAAGGGCCAAGTCCTCATGGTGATCCGCAGGAAACTCTTCAAGGTCCGCGACCAGATGCGGGTGGAGCACGACGGCAAGACCGTCGCGACCGTCCGCAAGAGGCTGTTCAATCCCCTCCGGGACAAGCTCGCCGTGGAGGTCAAGGGCGGCCCCGACTGGGAGGTGGTCGGGAGCTTCTTCGACAAGGAGTACTCAATCAGCGACAAGGAGGGCACCGTCGCGGTGGTCTCCCGTAAGTGGTTCCGGATACGCGACACCTACGCGGTGGACGTCAACACCCATCGCAAGGACATCGCCGGTGACCCGGCCCTGGTCATCAGCGTGGCGGTGGCGGTTGACGCCCTCACCAACGACGACGGCGACGACAGCTAG
- a CDS encoding DinB family protein, which translates to MNQIPPQNFAGVWPADDRPAPPRVGTEAEVLTAYLDWHRTTLEAKCEGLSPEQLSARAVPASALSLHGLVRHLAGVERWWFRIQFAGEDLPLLYYADDDPDQDFDDLGGDPAEAFATWRAEVDRSREIVAAAGTLDAAGMESRSGEPIQLRSVLVKLIAEYARHNGHADLLRESIDGATGV; encoded by the coding sequence ATGAACCAGATCCCGCCGCAGAACTTCGCGGGTGTGTGGCCCGCCGACGACCGTCCCGCACCGCCCCGGGTAGGGACGGAGGCCGAGGTCCTCACCGCCTACCTCGACTGGCACCGCACCACCTTGGAGGCCAAGTGCGAAGGGCTGAGCCCCGAGCAGCTCTCCGCGCGGGCCGTCCCCGCCTCCGCTCTCAGCCTGCACGGGCTGGTCCGCCACCTGGCGGGGGTGGAGCGCTGGTGGTTCCGGATCCAGTTCGCGGGGGAGGACCTGCCGTTGCTGTACTACGCCGACGACGACCCCGACCAGGACTTCGACGACCTCGGCGGGGACCCGGCCGAGGCCTTCGCGACCTGGCGGGCCGAGGTGGACCGGTCCCGGGAGATCGTCGCGGCGGCGGGAACGCTGGACGCGGCGGGGATGGAGTCACGCTCCGGCGAGCCCATCCAACTCAGGTCGGTCCTGGTGAAACTCATCGCCGAGTACGCCCGTCACAACGGCCACGCCGACCTGCTGAGAGAGAGCATCGACGGCGCCACCGGAGTGTGA
- a CDS encoding exonuclease domain-containing protein, translating to MNTPWHTRPMAAFDIETTGLDVEGDRIVTAALWRIDPARGAKEVTTWLADPGIEIPAEAAEIHGVTTEQARAEGRPAAEVVTEIAAALEAVTADGMPVVVYNAPYDLTLLDREIALHRPGAPLGAQPLVVDPFVLDKHVDTYRRGSRKLVDVCAHYDVPLAQEEAHGAAADALAAARLAWRIAAAHPEIAEMSAEDLHRAQVKWKAEQSASFQEYLRRRNPEAVVDGTWPLIPAT from the coding sequence GTGAACACTCCCTGGCACACCCGGCCCATGGCCGCCTTCGACATCGAGACCACCGGCCTGGACGTCGAGGGGGACCGGATCGTCACCGCCGCCCTGTGGCGCATCGACCCCGCGCGGGGCGCCAAGGAGGTCACCACCTGGTTGGCCGATCCCGGGATCGAGATCCCGGCGGAGGCCGCCGAGATCCACGGCGTCACCACCGAGCAGGCCCGTGCCGAGGGCCGCCCCGCGGCCGAGGTGGTCACCGAGATCGCCGCCGCGCTGGAGGCCGTCACCGCCGACGGCATGCCCGTGGTGGTCTACAACGCCCCCTACGACCTCACCCTCCTGGATCGCGAGATCGCGCTCCACCGCCCGGGTGCGCCCCTGGGCGCCCAGCCCCTGGTGGTGGACCCGTTCGTCCTGGACAAGCACGTGGACACCTACCGCCGGGGCTCCAGGAAGCTCGTCGACGTCTGCGCCCACTACGACGTCCCCCTCGCCCAGGAGGAGGCGCACGGGGCGGCCGCCGACGCGCTGGCCGCCGCGCGCCTGGCCTGGCGGATCGCCGCCGCCCACCCCGAGATCGCGGAGATGTCCGCCGAGGACCTGCACCGGGCCCAGGTCAAGTGGAAGGCCGAGCAGTCCGCCAGCTTCCAGGAGTACCTGCGCCGCCGGAACCCCGAAGCCGTGGTCGACGGCACCTGGCCGCTGATCCCCGCCACCTGA
- a CDS encoding Arc family DNA-binding protein, protein MDDEKRISLRLPADLHARLADQAKHDRRSLNSEIVHLLEVALGSTGSPGGGSA, encoded by the coding sequence ATGGATGATGAGAAGCGCATCTCGCTGCGCCTGCCCGCCGACCTGCACGCACGCCTGGCCGACCAGGCCAAACACGACCGGCGGTCGCTCAACTCCGAGATCGTGCACCTGCTGGAGGTCGCACTCGGTAGCACCGGTTCGCCTGGCGGCGGATCGGCTTGA
- the lysA gene encoding diaminopimelate decarboxylase, with protein MSRYAHPAGSRHAEVLPEENPPLPPEDLNALNPRVWPATARRSNGEVTVGGVGVRALAAEYGTPLFVMDEEDFRARARDYATAFADADVYYAGKALLTKAVARWVVEEGLKLDVCSGGELAVALAAEVPTDRIAMHGNNKSVAELRRAVEAGVGRIILDSLDEIDRLEAVAAESGARPKVLIRVTTGVEAHTHEFVATAHDDQKFGFALSTGAAAEAVRRVLAAEHLELVGLHSHIGSQIFDTSGFEVAARRLTKFLTRIHEELDVTLAELDLGGGLGIAYTAGDDPLDPKTIAASLTAIVLRECTDAGLPMPRIAVEPGRAVAGPAGITVYEVGTVKDVEGIRTYVSVDGGMSDNIRTALYGSEYTGQLVSRESDAEPMLSRLVGKHCESGDIIVHDLYLPADLRPGDLVAVAATGAYCYSMASNYNHLPRPAMVAVRDANARVIVRRENEEDLLRLDVG; from the coding sequence ATGAGCCGCTACGCCCACCCCGCCGGATCCCGCCACGCGGAGGTCCTGCCGGAGGAGAACCCGCCGCTGCCGCCCGAGGACCTCAACGCGCTGAACCCGCGGGTCTGGCCCGCCACCGCGCGTCGCTCGAACGGTGAGGTCACCGTCGGCGGCGTCGGCGTGCGCGCCCTCGCCGCCGAGTACGGCACCCCGCTCTTCGTCATGGACGAGGAGGACTTCCGCGCCCGGGCCCGTGACTACGCCACCGCCTTCGCCGACGCCGACGTCTACTACGCGGGCAAGGCCCTGCTGACCAAGGCCGTCGCCCGCTGGGTGGTCGAGGAGGGGCTCAAGCTCGACGTCTGCTCCGGCGGTGAACTGGCCGTGGCCCTGGCCGCCGAGGTCCCCACCGACCGCATCGCCATGCACGGCAACAACAAGTCGGTGGCCGAGCTGCGCCGCGCCGTGGAGGCCGGGGTCGGCCGGATCATCCTGGACTCCCTGGACGAGATCGACCGCCTGGAGGCCGTGGCCGCCGAGTCCGGCGCCCGCCCCAAGGTGCTCATCCGGGTCACCACCGGCGTGGAGGCGCACACCCACGAGTTCGTGGCCACCGCGCACGACGACCAGAAGTTCGGCTTCGCGCTGAGCACCGGCGCCGCCGCCGAGGCGGTCCGCCGCGTCCTGGCCGCCGAGCACCTGGAGCTGGTCGGCCTGCACTCGCACATCGGCTCGCAGATCTTCGACACCTCGGGCTTCGAGGTCGCCGCCCGCCGCCTCACCAAGTTCCTCACCCGGATCCACGAGGAACTGGACGTCACCCTCGCCGAACTCGACCTCGGCGGCGGCCTGGGCATCGCCTACACCGCCGGTGACGACCCGCTCGACCCCAAGACCATCGCGGCCAGCCTCACCGCCATCGTGCTCCGCGAGTGCACCGACGCGGGGCTGCCCATGCCGCGCATCGCGGTCGAGCCGGGCCGGGCCGTGGCCGGTCCGGCCGGGATCACCGTTTACGAGGTCGGTACCGTCAAGGACGTCGAGGGCATCCGCACCTACGTCAGCGTCGACGGCGGCATGAGCGACAACATCCGTACCGCCCTGTACGGCTCGGAGTACACCGGCCAGCTGGTGTCCCGGGAGAGCGACGCCGAGCCGATGCTCTCCCGCTTGGTCGGCAAGCACTGCGAGAGCGGTGACATCATCGTGCACGACCTCTACCTGCCCGCCGACCTGCGGCCGGGTGACCTGGTGGCGGTCGCCGCCACGGGTGCCTACTGCTACTCCATGGCGAGCAACTACAACCACCTGCCCCGCCCCGCCATGGTGGCGGTCCGGGACGCGAACGCACGGGTGATCGTGCGCAGGGAGAACGAGGAGGACCTCCTCCGCCTCGACGTAGGCTGA
- a CDS encoding RNA-guided endonuclease InsQ/TnpB family protein has product MTTPRKQEKDAGHARYTYRLRVSSTAGHTLLGEWDRCRWVWNQCVAASRDAHKAGEKCGPAILDKQLTRWRADNAWLRKSASVPQQQTIRDFATSRSKALKDIADRLPVKQRAGMPRFKKKALAAPSLNYTRRGFRLKDKRLHLAGGITLGVVWSRELPADPSSARVYRDALGHWYVSFVVPARTEPLPETGAVIGIDWGVREIATTTSDDHDLPHPEHGKSAAQKLARYQRMTARRKPPKGKPASKGYRKARRQAAKVHRKVAAQRQDTARKWAKKVVGEHDAIAVEDFRPRFLAKSTMARKAADAAISATKRALVEMGRKHSRDVHLVHPAHTTMDCGDCGARAKHRLPLSERTYTCTACGVSRPRDKNSARVMLLRAGLYPGGTEGVRPDRPQGGQAA; this is encoded by the coding sequence ATGACGACACCACGAAAGCAGGAAAAGGATGCCGGGCATGCCCGGTACACCTACCGGCTGCGCGTGTCGTCCACCGCCGGACACACCCTCCTCGGCGAGTGGGACCGGTGCCGGTGGGTGTGGAACCAGTGCGTGGCCGCCTCCCGCGATGCCCACAAGGCCGGTGAGAAGTGTGGTCCGGCGATATTGGACAAGCAGCTCACCCGATGGCGTGCCGACAACGCGTGGCTGCGCAAGAGCGCGAGCGTCCCCCAGCAGCAGACCATCCGCGACTTCGCCACGTCCCGCAGCAAGGCGCTCAAGGACATCGCCGACCGGCTTCCCGTCAAACAGCGTGCGGGGATGCCCCGCTTCAAGAAGAAGGCCCTCGCGGCCCCGAGCCTGAACTACACGCGGCGCGGGTTCCGCCTCAAAGACAAACGCTTGCACCTGGCTGGCGGCATCACGCTGGGTGTGGTGTGGTCGCGGGAACTGCCCGCTGACCCCAGCAGCGCACGCGTGTACCGCGACGCTCTGGGCCACTGGTACGTGTCGTTCGTGGTTCCCGCCCGAACCGAGCCCCTCCCCGAAACCGGCGCGGTGATCGGTATCGACTGGGGTGTGAGGGAGATCGCGACCACCACCAGCGACGACCACGACCTGCCCCACCCCGAGCACGGCAAGAGCGCCGCGCAGAAGCTGGCCAGGTACCAGCGGATGACGGCGAGGAGGAAACCTCCCAAGGGCAAGCCCGCGTCGAAGGGTTATCGCAAGGCCCGACGCCAGGCGGCTAAGGTCCACCGGAAGGTGGCCGCCCAACGCCAGGACACCGCCCGCAAGTGGGCGAAGAAGGTGGTTGGTGAGCACGACGCGATCGCGGTGGAGGACTTCCGGCCGCGCTTCTTGGCCAAGTCCACCATGGCCCGCAAAGCGGCTGATGCGGCGATCAGCGCCACCAAGCGGGCGTTGGTCGAGATGGGGCGCAAGCACAGCCGGGATGTGCACCTGGTGCACCCGGCCCACACCACGATGGATTGCGGCGACTGCGGGGCGAGAGCCAAGCACCGCCTGCCGCTGTCCGAACGTACCTATACCTGCACCGCGTGCGGGGTGTCCCGGCCCCGGGACAAGAACTCCGCGCGCGTGATGCTTCTCCGGGCTGGTCTGTACCCGGGCGGTACCGAGGGTGTAAGACCTGATCGTCCGCAGGGCGGTCAGGCGGCCTGA
- a CDS encoding MFS transporter → MPLALYALAIGGFGIGLTEFVIMGLLPEVGADFGVTPTVAGYLISGYALAVAVGGVGLTALLNRVDRKRALLLLMVLFIAGNLTSALAPTYEVMLAGRILAALCHGAFFGIGAVLAAGLVPVHRKAAAISIMFAGLTTATVLGVPFGTFLGQAFGWRSTFWAITVIGVVAFAGITALVPAAKTAATSAVPAAQGATSATEAAPSAPAPSLRTELSAFRSTQVWFSLVATVLGFGGMFGGFTYIAFTLTEVSGFAATTVPWLLVLFGVGLFAGNILGGRAADRNLGRTLLVLFTLLTLVLAAFALVAHLKWAALAALLLMGFLGFATVPGLQMRIMDFAAKAPTLASGANIAAFNVGNALGAWAGGLGLAAGLGFTSPLWVGALITLAGLAVIAVAVHLRGGEYARLDLKPVQVL, encoded by the coding sequence ATGCCGCTCGCGCTCTACGCCCTCGCCATCGGGGGCTTCGGTATCGGACTCACCGAATTCGTCATCATGGGTCTGCTGCCCGAGGTCGGCGCCGACTTCGGGGTCACACCCACCGTCGCCGGGTACCTCATCTCCGGCTACGCCCTCGCCGTCGCGGTCGGCGGGGTCGGCCTGACCGCGCTGCTCAACCGGGTGGACCGCAAACGCGCCCTGCTCCTGCTGATGGTGCTGTTCATCGCGGGCAACCTGACCTCCGCGCTCGCGCCCACCTACGAGGTCATGCTCGCCGGGCGCATCCTCGCGGCCCTGTGCCACGGTGCGTTCTTCGGGATCGGCGCGGTCCTGGCCGCCGGGCTGGTCCCCGTGCACCGCAAGGCCGCCGCGATCTCGATCATGTTCGCCGGGCTCACCACCGCCACGGTCCTCGGCGTGCCCTTCGGGACCTTCCTCGGCCAGGCCTTCGGCTGGCGCTCCACCTTCTGGGCCATCACCGTGATCGGCGTGGTCGCCTTCGCGGGTATCACCGCCCTGGTCCCGGCCGCCAAGACCGCCGCCACCTCGGCCGTGCCCGCTGCTCAGGGCGCCACCAGCGCGACCGAAGCCGCTCCGTCGGCCCCCGCGCCCAGCCTGCGCACCGAACTCTCCGCCTTCCGCAGCACCCAGGTCTGGTTCTCCCTGGTGGCCACCGTCCTCGGCTTCGGCGGCATGTTCGGCGGGTTCACCTACATCGCCTTCACCCTCACCGAGGTGAGCGGGTTCGCCGCCACCACCGTGCCGTGGCTGCTGGTGCTCTTCGGCGTGGGCCTGTTCGCCGGGAACATCCTCGGCGGGCGCGCCGCCGACCGGAACCTCGGCCGGACCCTGCTGGTGCTCTTCACTCTGCTCACCCTGGTCCTGGCCGCCTTCGCGCTGGTCGCACACCTCAAGTGGGCCGCGCTGGCGGCCCTGCTGCTCATGGGCTTCCTCGGGTTCGCGACGGTGCCCGGTCTCCAGATGCGCATCATGGACTTCGCCGCCAAGGCCCCCACACTCGCCTCGGGCGCCAACATCGCCGCGTTCAACGTCGGCAACGCACTGGGCGCCTGGGCCGGAGGCCTCGGCCTGGCCGCCGGTCTGGGCTTCACCTCGCCCCTGTGGGTGGGCGCCCTGATCACCCTGGCGGGGCTGGCCGTGATCGCGGTCGCGGTGCACCTGCGTGGAGGGGAGTACGCCCGCCTCGACCTGAAGCCGGTTCAGGTGCTCTGA
- a CDS encoding MarR family winged helix-turn-helix transcriptional regulator: MGIADDAVEIRAHGWRTLAAVHGLIETALERALQSEHEISVVEYTVMDALNRQDGWHMRMRQLARAAALSNSATTRLVTRLEDRGLLTRILCADDRRGIYTELTPAGMELLTRARPTHDEVLRQALDDAAQTPELAPLVGALRELTPEPGQAAQEQEPAQPAT; this comes from the coding sequence ATGGGGATCGCCGACGACGCCGTAGAGATCCGCGCGCACGGATGGCGAACGCTCGCCGCCGTCCACGGACTCATCGAGACCGCCCTGGAGCGCGCACTCCAGTCGGAACACGAAATCTCCGTCGTGGAGTACACCGTCATGGACGCCCTGAACCGGCAGGACGGCTGGCACATGAGGATGCGACAGCTCGCCCGCGCCGCCGCGTTGTCCAACAGCGCCACCACCCGCCTGGTCACCCGACTGGAGGACCGAGGGCTGCTCACCCGCATCCTGTGCGCCGACGACCGGCGCGGGATCTACACGGAGCTGACCCCCGCCGGAATGGAGCTCCTCACCCGGGCCCGGCCCACCCACGACGAGGTACTGCGCCAGGCTCTGGACGACGCGGCACAGACCCCTGAACTCGCCCCGCTGGTGGGCGCCCTGCGCGAGCTCACCCCGGAGCCGGGGCAGGCCGCACAGGAACAGGAACCGGCCCAGCCCGCGACCTGA
- a CDS encoding DALR anticodon-binding domain-containing protein, with translation MTPRGLEAVLRRAALRAFDLSEADVPFVWPRNDHAADGADAAVALAPRLVGRVRDTLPKGREDSHRRVVCERISDAVDAMAEEGEPDAGFARVLADKRGFTNVTFTCEQRQSLLRAAADGPRYLTGRPWTGTGEWPRSELHEAGPLAQARRYARADARARIALAVGEQAPPPGPEGEASWRDRYLDTDRAELFTPAGRVLGRIGEDSARVAFCRSLPEHPRESETTGRDLPVLPSADKPGAWVRLTDANPAFRLRYAHAHALSSLRWAERTPAPGARGCHHGHGAKVRGLLFDGPSVLDTAARREEPHILVRYLEALTSAYDEWRTGSTTAAEPAQGPEPTWAALDPALPAAVAGVIGTGLFLLGVSAPTRL, from the coding sequence GTGACCCCACGCGGGCTGGAAGCGGTCCTGCGGCGCGCCGCCCTGCGCGCCTTCGACCTGTCCGAGGCGGACGTCCCCTTCGTGTGGCCGCGCAACGACCACGCGGCCGACGGGGCCGACGCCGCCGTCGCCCTGGCCCCCCGCCTGGTCGGCCGGGTCCGCGACACCCTCCCCAAGGGCCGGGAGGACAGCCACCGGCGCGTGGTCTGCGAGCGGATCTCCGACGCGGTCGACGCGATGGCCGAGGAGGGCGAGCCCGACGCCGGGTTCGCGCGGGTCCTCGCGGACAAGCGCGGCTTCACCAACGTCACCTTCACCTGCGAGCAGCGCCAGAGCCTGCTCCGCGCCGCCGCGGACGGGCCGCGCTACCTCACCGGCCGTCCCTGGACCGGGACGGGGGAGTGGCCCCGCTCCGAACTGCACGAGGCCGGGCCCCTGGCCCAGGCCCGCCGGTACGCCCGCGCCGACGCCCGGGCCCGTATCGCCCTGGCCGTGGGTGAGCAGGCCCCGCCGCCCGGCCCCGAGGGCGAGGCCTCCTGGCGGGACCGCTACCTGGACACCGACCGCGCCGAACTGTTCACCCCCGCGGGCCGCGTGCTCGGTCGGATCGGGGAGGACAGCGCCCGCGTGGCCTTCTGCCGCTCGCTTCCCGAACACCCCCGCGAGAGCGAGACCACCGGGCGCGACCTGCCGGTCCTGCCCTCGGCGGACAAACCCGGGGCCTGGGTCCGGCTCACCGACGCCAACCCCGCCTTCCGGCTGCGCTACGCCCACGCGCACGCCCTGAGCAGCCTGCGCTGGGCGGAGCGGACCCCCGCCCCAGGCGCGCGCGGCTGCCACCACGGGCACGGGGCGAAGGTGCGCGGACTCCTCTTCGACGGCCCCAGCGTCCTGGACACCGCGGCCCGCCGAGAGGAACCCCATATCCTGGTCAGATACCTGGAGGCGCTGACCAGTGCCTACGATGAGTGGCGGACGGGTTCCACCACTGCCGCCGAACCGGCCCAGGGGCCGGAGCCGACGTGGGCCGCCCTCGACCCGGCGCTGCCCGCCGCCGTCGCCGGCGTGATCGGCACCGGACTCTTCCTGCTCGGGGTGTCAGCGCCCACAAGGCTGTAG
- a CDS encoding response regulator transcription factor, with translation MNALPTRVLVVEDDEVIRELIRLNLELEGFEVFTAMDGQDCLDRVGHVEPDVITMDVMMPRLDGWSTVERLRSDGYDRRIVMVTARAQADDRRRGERIGVDDYLTKPFDPDELVDLIRALLGEGDGGIGGTA, from the coding sequence GTGAACGCCCTTCCCACACGGGTTCTCGTCGTCGAGGACGACGAGGTGATCCGCGAACTCATCCGCCTGAACCTCGAATTGGAGGGGTTCGAGGTGTTCACCGCCATGGACGGTCAGGACTGCCTGGACCGCGTGGGTCACGTCGAACCCGACGTGATCACCATGGACGTGATGATGCCCCGGCTCGACGGCTGGTCCACGGTCGAGCGCCTGCGCTCGGACGGTTACGACCGCCGCATCGTCATGGTGACCGCCCGAGCCCAGGCCGACGACCGCAGACGCGGGGAGCGGATCGGCGTGGACGACTACCTGACCAAGCCCTTCGACCCCGACGAACTGGTCGACCTGATCCGTGCCCTCCTGGGGGAGGGCGACGGCGGAATCGGGGGAACGGCGTGA